One Mytilus trossulus isolate FHL-02 chromosome 5, PNRI_Mtr1.1.1.hap1, whole genome shotgun sequence DNA segment encodes these proteins:
- the LOC134719470 gene encoding uncharacterized protein LOC134719470: MSKQIKKTYGIKFPRPKFGFMFNVEKGLNKLKSHKQKSVKTAYLLAIFLGPFGAHHFYLNRWFMGVVYLLTFGIFGVGWIIDLFRIRSLVEEENDACEDDKYKTEKTVLDSYLVWFPFGIIGWHHFYLKNFSLALLYLLTFGVYGIGWVLDGFFMPSLVEQSNTKERFSTDLEILKTYLIAASPFGILGAHQYYSGRILWGLSYTFTLGGLGIWWLFDLFRISALVHRRKQWKVGVNLNKIYADDVYLIWIWFGILGGHHFYLRRYKAGFLYLFTLGCFGIGWLVDLVRIPWIVRDYNLDHVEQDEITFSDAFMESLSDFDRQELQRAIRRARYSGDDNSVFENDDGDEIEVSGYEFSGLNSSLNSSQRPKFDVGSRRESTIEDDDKNVAMVTTVAIISSPDESVAASAKTDKSQKRTTDNNESFGKGKKSKSQGEKEKTVILNPALFSALHNIIENGNHPLNASINRSKSIPARFCNESNLKRYSNNMLERQPSEHKFQINETNHIETNTNHNCHSANEIIKNDMEATDLHTNNGRKLGKSASSQSFTSTAVLNRVKSDAGEEDAAAKRKRKLLMRSNTQVAGLLWYDPHDAAQNVKPNRRASESEINSNSLNSNDSISTLPRVTKIPIRAVKRAGMKRENSLPIMSSAQTQTFSRIDEESDIETNVQKAKNILPNGRKKCHSISEEIVHIVSSASLVNVFDDVEEIPTGPDTSNKSSSNILIAGKDTGIGLHNAISESRPITKRSMSFPSRQISFNEDTSYQNGKVLIIDDGEHFDNSKSLRRSSTQSGIKELAPEENTKLKKRRKSFIPKLTKSKSDAHTPVMKLDVPNDDETTHEAWSSSDTNKAGFLTIK, from the exons ATGTCGAAACAAATAAAGAAGACATATGGTATAAAATTTCCGAGACCTAAGTTTGGATTTATGTTCAATGTGGAAAAAGgattaaataaactaaaaagtCATAAACAGAAGTCGGTCAAGACAGCATACTTGTTAGCCATTTTCTTAGGTCCATTCGGAGCGCATCATTTTTATCTAAACCGATGGTTTATGGGAGTTGTGTATCTGTTGACATTCGGGATCTTTGGAGTAGGATGGATAATAGATTTGTTCCGAATACGCTCTTTGGTAGAGGAGGAGAATGATGCATGTGAGGATGATAAGTATAAGACGGAGAAGACAGTGTTGGATTCGTATCTTGTTTGGTTTCCTTTCGGGATAATAG gtTGGCATCACTTTTACCTGAAGAACTTCTCGTTAGCATTGCTATATCTTTTAACATTTGGAGTGTACGGTATAGGCTGGGTTTTGGATGGATTTTTCATGCCATCTTTAGTAGAACAAAGCAACACAAAGGAAAGATTCTCAACTGATCTAGAAATTCTTAAAACATACTTAATTGCTGCCTCGCCCTTCGGAATTCTCGGTGCTCATCAGTATTACAGTGGGAGAATTTTATGGGGATTGTCATACACGTTCACATTAGGAGGTTTGGGCATTTGGTGgctttttgatttgtttagaaTTTCCGCCCTTGTTCACAGGCGGAAACAATGGAAAGTTGGAGTTAATCTTAACAAAATATACGCAGACGATGTGTACCTGATCTGGATATGGTTTGGAATATTGGGAGGACATCATTTTTACCTCCGACGATATAAAGCAGggtttttatatctatttacattAGGCTGTTTTGGCATTGGGTGGCTGGTAGATCTCGTTCGAATCCCATGGATTGTGCGTGATTATAACTTGGACCATGTTGAACAGGACGAAATTACATTCAGCGATGCCTTTATGGAGTCTTTGTCTGATTTTGACCGTCAGGAATTACAACGTGCTATAAGGCGCGCACGATATAGTGGAGATGATAATTCTGTCTTCGAAAACGATGACGGAGATGAGATTGAAGTAAGTGGTTATGAGTTTTCCGGATTAAATTCTTCTTTAAATAGTTCACAACGACCAAAATTTGACGTAGGCTCAAGAAGAGAGTCAACCATTGAAGATGATGATAAAAACGTAGCTATGGTAACAACAGTGGCAATTATCTCTAGCCCTGATGAGTCTGTTGCAGCATCTGCAAAAACTGACAAGTCACAAAAACGAACGACAGATAATAACGAGTCCTTTGGTAAAGGCAAAAAGTCAAAATCTCAGGGCGAGAAAGAGAAAACGGTAATATTAAACCCTGCTTTATTTAGTGCTTTACATAATATTATTGAGAATGGGAACCATCCGTTAAATGCATCTATAAATCGTTCAAAAAGTATTCCAGCAAGATTTTGCAATGAAAGCAACTTAAAAAGATATTCTAACAATATGCTAGAAAGACAACCATCAGAGCATAAGTTTCAAATAAACGAAACCAATCACATCGAGACAAATACAAATCATAACTGTCATAgtgcaaatgaaattattaaaaacgATATGGAAGCTACAGACCTTCATACAAATAATGGAAGAAAGCTAGGAAAATCTGCGAGTTCACAATCCTTCACATCTACAGCTGTTCTCAATCGTGTGAAATCTGATGCAGGTGAAGAGGATGCTGCAGCTAAGCGGAAGCGGAAGCTGCTCATGCGATCCAACACGCAAGTAGCTGGATTATTGTGGTATGATCCACATGACGCTGCACAAAATGTTAAACCAAATCGTAGAGCTAGTGAGAGTGAAATAAATAGTAATTCATTAAATAGTAATGATTCAATTTCAACACTTCCTAGAGTAACGAAAATTCCTATACGTGCGGTAAAAAGGGCAGGCATGAAAAGAGAGAATTCTCTTCCAATAATGTCGTCTGCGCAAACGCAAACTTTCTCAAGAATTGACGAGGAATCAGACATTGAAACAAATgttcaaaaagcaaaaaatatacTTCCAAATGGTAGGAAAAAGTGTCACAGCATCTCCGAGGAGATTGTTCATATTGTATCGTCTGCTTCGTTAGTCAATGTTTTTGATGACGTAGAAGAAATTCCAACAGGTCCAGATACGTCAAATAAATCGTCATCTAACATATTAATAGCAGGTAAAGATACAGGTATCGGACTTCATAATGCCATTTCTGAAAGTAGACCAATTACTAAACGATCGATGAGTTTCCCTAGTCGACAAATATCATTTAATGAAGACACGTCTTATCAAAATGGCAAAGTGCTTATTATTGATGACGGAGAACATTTTGACAATTCCAAGTCGTTAAGACGTTCGTCCACACAATCTGGGATAAAAGAGTTGGCACctgaagaaaatacaaaacttaagAAGAGGAGAAAATCATTTATTCCGAAGCTAACTAAATCTAAGTCAG
- the LOC134719471 gene encoding heat shock 70 kDa protein 12B-like, translating into MEDSRKHLMVAAVDFGTTYSGYSFSMRADWKDNPLKISNPIWRAGSRQFVSEKTPTCLLLNKNREFVAFGFEAENKWIDLLLDKEHEEYYYFERFKMNLHNNKNITSGMMLDDITGTKKLPAFHVFKLSIQYLVNHLLDVLKKRGNLVKHDEVQYVLTVPAIWTDRAKPFMRSCAEGVGV; encoded by the exons ATGGAGGATTCACGGAAACATCTAATGGTTGCTGCTGTGGACTTTGGTACAACATATTCCGGTTATTCGTTTTCAATGAGGGCTGACTGGAAAGACAACCCTTTGAAAATCAGTAACCCAATATGGCGGGCAGGAAGTCGACAATTCGTGTCAGAGAAAACACCAACAtgtttattattgaataaaaatcgAGAGTTTGTCGCCTTTGGATTCGAAGCTGAAAATAAGTGGATAGATTTATTGTTGGACAAAGAACATGAGGAATACTACTATTTTGAACGTTTCAAAATGAATCTACATAATAACAAG aATATCACAAGTGGTATGATGTTAGATGATATAACAGGGACAAAAAAGCTGCCAGCTTTccatgtatttaaattatcaatccAATATTTGGTAAACCATTTGTTAGATGTCTTGAAAAAACGAGGAAATTTAGTCAAACATGACGAGGTTCAATATGTACTGACAGTGCCTGCTATATGGACGGATAGAGCAAAACCATTTATGAGGTCTTGTGCTGAAGGGGTAGGTGTATAA
- the LOC134717677 gene encoding heat shock 70 kDa protein 12A-like — protein sequence MEDSRKHLMVAAVDFGTTYSGYSFSMRADWKDNPLKISNPIWRAGSRQFVSEKTPTCLLLNKNREFVAFGFEAENKWIDLLLDKEHEEYYYFERFKMNLHNNKNITSGMMLDDITGTKKLPAFHVFKLSIQYLVNHLLDVLKKRGNLVKHDEVQYVLTVPAIWTDRAKPFMRSCAEGAGIPSNNLILALEPEAASIFCQFLSTEKLKGSEPGFTMTAEGTKFMVVDLGGGTADITVHEKAANGHLKEKHRAIGNDCGGTSIDRRFFKLFEEIIGKTTMESLKKESPLAYIDLVREFESVKRTVETGTKTKVTMSIPVVALETSCKKIHNKNLESLLADSSYSTDIKLAQDKIRINVEVFNKIFMPSVNSVISLMKEIFQDKSLKDVTHLLMVGGFSDCQLMHDAVRQAFPEKKILIPEEAGLAVLKGAVLFGHDPEYIQSRIMRCSYGVKTNVPWHEQKYDRKHYAVMEGQERCDNIFSLIVVKDESVEAGMLVKKSFFTPFKHQDKMDIMVYVSEEATPGYVDDDTCSLLCTPTITFSDTCEYRRWVDVEFILGKTEIDLKAHDRNSGKAISAKFDLN from the exons ATGGAGGATTCACGGAAACATCTAATGGTTGCTGCTGTGGACTTTGGTACAACATATTCCGGTTATTCGTTTTCAATGAGGGCTGACTGGAAAGACAACCCTTTGAAAATCAGTAACCCAATATGGCGGGCAGGAAGTCGACAATTCGTGTCAGAGAAAACACCAACAtgtttattattgaataaaaatcgAGAGTTTGTCGCCTTTGGATTCGAAGCTGAAAATAAGTGGATAGATTTATTGTTGGACAAAGAACATGAGGAATACTACTATTTTGAACGTTTCAAAATGAATCTACATAATAACAAG aATATCACAAGTGGTATGATGTTAGATGATATAACAGGGACAAAAAAGCTGCCAGCTTTccatgtatttaaattatcaatccAATATTTGGTAAACCATTTGTTAGATGTCTTGAAAAAACGAGGAAATTTAGTCAAACATGACGAGGTTCAATATGTACTGACAGTGCCTGCTATATGGACGGATAGAGCAAAACCATTTATGAGGTCTTGTGCTGAAGGG GCTGGGATTCCCTCAAACAATTTGATACTTGCACTTGAACCAGAGGCAGCATCCATTTTCTGTCAATTTTTATcaactgaaaaattaaaaggaTCTGAACCAGGATTCACAATGACAGCCGAAGGGACAAAGTTCATGGTGGTTGATCTTGGAG GCGGCACTGCAGACATAACTGTTCACGAGAAAGCCGCAAATGGTCACTTGAAAGAAAAACACAGAGCTATCGGAAATGATTGCGGGGGAACATCTATTGATAGAAGGTTTTTTAAGCTTTTCGAAGAAATTATCGGAAAGACAACGATGGAATCATTAAAAAAGGAAAGCCCTCTGGCATATATAGATCTAGTAAGAGAATTTGAATCCGTGAAAAGAACGGTTGAAACAGGAACAAAAACTAAAGTTACTATGTCCATCCCAGTCGTTGCGCTTGAAACATCGTGTAAGAAAATTCACAACAAGAATTTAGAGTCTCTGTTGGCTGATTCGTCATATTCAACCGACATAAAACTAGCACAAGATAAAATTCGTATTAATGTTGAGGTCTTCAATAAGATATTTATGCCTTCCGTTAATAGTGTTATATCACTTATGAAAGAGATTTTTCAAGATAAATCACTAAAGGACGTGACGCATTTGCTAATGGTTGGAGGTTTCTCAGATTGTCAACTAATGCATGACGCAGTTCGCCAAGCATTTCCGGAGAAGAAAATATTAATTCCAGAAGAAGCTGGGTTAGCAGTGCTTAAAGGGGCCGTTTTATTCGGCCATGATCCAGAGTATATACAGTCACGCATCATGCGATGCAGTTATGGTGTCAAAACGAATGTCCCTTGGCATGAacaaaaatatgacagaaaaCACTATGCAGTTATGGAAGGACAGGAAAGGTGTGACAATATATTTTCTCTTATCGTCGTGAAAGACGAAAGCGTTGAAGCAGGAATGTTAGTTAAAAAATCATTCTTTACACCTTTCAAACATCAAGACAAGATGGACATTATGGTGTATGTATCCGAAGAGGCAACGCCAGGATATGTCGACGATGATACGTGTTCTTTGCTTTGTACTCCGACAATCACTTTTTCTGACACATGTGAGTATAGACGATGGGTAGACGTAGAATTTATCCTTGGAAAAACGGAAATTGACCTCAAGGCTCACGATAGAAATTCTGGGAAGGCGATATCCGCAAAATTTGATCTAAATTAA